In one Magallana gigas chromosome 9, xbMagGiga1.1, whole genome shotgun sequence genomic region, the following are encoded:
- the LOC136271464 gene encoding uncharacterized protein — protein MSQSSERSTLRRESPKRLNKGSEHSRSYDRPCSRLSVESTPTLPSLSKRKQHQSSTDSFPMTEERFQRRVHYLLVEIRDLLKSPVTTASNTEDVDLVTIDSEEGFEALDRRLENRDFKASFKFLLQKIGGTDGTDHMKKAMLRTMTNSYMAGLNMKGKRGKKAFGSSQLYLLIKETVLTSHTQYTESKFNEDLAKFLKYAPERVGGGGRRRRD, from the exons ATGTCACAAAGCAGTGAAAGGTCAACCCTGAGAAGAGAAAGCCCAAAAAGACTTAACAAAGGATCTGAACATTCCAGGAGCTATGATAGGCCTTGTAGCAGGTTAAGTGTAGAGAGCACCCCAACACTTCCATCTCTTTCTAAGCGAAAGCAGCATCAGTCCTCAACAGACTCCTTTCCCATGACCGAAGAAA GATTTCAGAGAAGAGTCCACTACCTTCTTGTTGAAATAAGAGACCTTCTTAAGAGTCCAGTAACAACAGCTTCAAATACAGAAGACGTTGATCTTGTTACCATAGACTCAGAAGAAGGATTTGAAGCCTTAGACAGAAGACTTGAAAACAGGGACTTTAAAGCCAGCTTt AAATTCTTGCTTCAAAAGATTGGAGGTACAGATGGTACTGACCACATGAAGAAAGCAATGTTAAG aacTATGACAAACTCGTACATGGCTGGTCTAAACATGAAGGGAAAACGGGGAAAAAAAGCTTTTGGTTCCTCCCAACTCTACCTCCTTATAAAAG AAACTGTATTGACATCTCATACACAGTATACAGAATCAAAATTCAATGAAGATTTGGCTAAATTCCTAAAATATGCCCCGGAGCGTGTGGGAGGAGGTGGAAGAAGGAGAAGAGATTGA
- the LOC117685645 gene encoding uncharacterized protein codes for MDKKWVRAVWREDEKEMELAIPSVWVEGNRIRWPNTSNAKSALKECKKPADKWLSFDLIKIKFSSDDYRECEDYDETTAVESECDSEPVMKRKPKKKVMSDFIMDSAEDNSSIKMQKKLPVAAPVMPPKPPQKISSKKNQDQSSLQSSRS; via the exons atggACAAGAAGTGGGTAAGAGCTGTGTGGAGAGAGGATGAAAAAGAGATGGAGCTTGCCATACCCAGTGTATGGGTTGAAGGAAATCGCATAAGATGGCCAAATACATCAAATGCAAAATCTGCACTCAAAGAATGCAAGAAACCTGCTGACAAATGGCTTTCATTTGATCTGATAAAGATCAAGTTTTCATCAG acGACTATCGAGAATGTGAGGACTATGATGAGACGACAGCGGTGGAATCTGAGTGTGACTCAGAACCAGTAATGAAAAGGAAACCAAAAAAGAAGGTCATGAGTGACTTTATTATGG atTCTGCTGAAGACAATTCATCAATAAAAATGCAGAAGAAGTTACCTGTAGCAG CACCAGTTATGCCGCCAAAACCACCCCAAAAAATctcttctaaaaaaaaccaagacCAGTCATCACTTCAGTCTTCCAGGTCTTGA